The DNA region ggacttcctcacctggattgttgctgatgttctcacaaactttgaagactggcggtttggtatgctgagccctccatcttggggcttgcccttaagaagcttgttactgcaaaggagaggctaaacctgctttcagttgtgcctgagagtctcctcctgagtacctctttgttgctcagatgtgaccctctctctctagctatcccaactcggtgggtgaactcaTTGCCCAGCCTCCTATGtgagatctgactcccaggagtgtaaatctccctgacaacacgggatatgactcccgaggatgaattcggacccaacattgtgggattgagaacatcttcttgaccaaaagggggatgcagaatgaaacaaaatagtttcagtggctgagagtttccaaatggagttgagaggtcactctggtggactttcttatgcactatatagataaccctttttaggttttaatgtattgggatagctagaagtaaatacctgaaactatcaaactccaacccagttgccttgactcttgagaatgattgtataacaacgtagcttacaaggggtgacagtgtgattgtgaaaaccttgtgggtacaaaaactagatgaaaaatagggtgggggggtgatttgagttttcttttttacttttattttttattcttatttttactttttctggtataaggaaaatgttcgaaaaatagattagggtgatggatgcacaactatatgatggtactatgaacacttgattgtacaccacagatgattgtatgatatgtgaatatatctcaataaaactgaattgaaaaaataaaagaggtatTCTAGAGCTGAAGAATACACCCTTGGGAATGGGTGAAAAGAAGGGGACTGAATAAAAATCATGGAAGTAAAAGCTGGACACTATTTTTACAATTTTGTCTTCATCCCAGCAGCCTGCCCTCAGAATGACTCCTTTATATTCTTGAACTTAAACTAGTAGACAACAATAAGATTGCTGAGTAGacctaaaaatataaatttgattaaCTGAAGCTGCTAAATCTTACAGAGATTGCAGTCTTGTTGcttcctcctctcttttcctcattcttttgaGTCCATAGTTAGCTGACTTTGGTCTTAGGTGAATataatgaaagagaagagaaagacatCATAGTATTATTAATAGTCTACTATTTGAAGataagaataaaacttttttctttaattcaaaatttatctatttctcatAGTACATGAAATTGATACAGTTCTTGCTATAACACAGCACAGCATATATTAACCTGTAGTATTTAGAGATGAGGTAATGCTTTTAAGTGAAATTCATAGGTAATTTATAATCATGTAAAATAGCAAGTCTGCATTCCCTTCTCCCATATTCTGTTTTCttgctctgctttattttttaatctatagcACCTCTCCCCTTCTAACATATTATATGTTTACTTCTATGTTTATTCATCTCCTTCCATTAGGATGTCAGTTTTTAAATGGAGACACTTGGTCTATTTTATTCATCACTATATCCCCAGGACCTAGAACAGTGTTTGATTAATAGTAGGTTCaatgaatatttagaaaatgaataatCTACATGTCATTTCCATTTTTGGTTTCAGCAGTTCCTATCAGAGCAGCTAGAATCCAGCCAAACTAGTTGGTTCAGGTTCCATATCTTCACCCTATTGCCCTGAAACCAAATTCTGACTGAGATTTTATAGGgtgatataaatgaatgaataatgaataggTTATAGGAGAGAGAAGTTAATGTAGTAGGCCGAAAACTAGATAACtaatgttaaattatttaaatttaattatatccTGTAGTTGCAAGCCATTATACTACCACCTCCAGTTTGTTTCTATAAGTTGTGGTTTTTGCTATTCAGTCTTGTGATAGAAGCAATTTATAATACAAGCCTATTTTCAGATTTGTTCAGTATAGATTCTACATGTCAAATCATATTAGCATTTTATCAATCTACATTCTTTAGTGAGTTtcatttatagataagaaaaattCACTGTTTTTCATGATGCATAAATTTTAATCAAAACATTGAGATCTCTAAAGGGTAATAGATATATTAAATTCTCTCATTTGATTAAAATGAAATCAGTCTTCCTTAAGAAAGTAAATAaaggtgtcttctttttttcatttcaaggGATGGAGAGAGGAAAAGTATGAGTGTTGAGAGGTaatgttttgttatttatttgttattaattgttcataattcatattatttttaactaattgtaaaattaatttttagtaAAATATCACTAGAATAAAAAGATTTATTTGCAAACCATGGTAACAGTTTTCAACAGTTAAGTAAATACCTCAGTACGATgcctctattattttctttttctgtacccTCAGTGAGAAAACAATTAACTgcagctgtttttttgtttttttgtttgttttttgttttttgtttttttttaagcttggCTTTTCTCCTATCCAGTGAAAACCAAGCATTTGAGGATTCCAAATCTTAATTTCTAGActtgtttttaagaaaagcaaTGAAGACTGTTTAGAAATTTTAGAAGTCACAATGGGAATTCTTCCTGAGACTCTTCAATTAATGGTGAATGAACAGAGGcatcaaataataaaatactgagGATAGAGAGCTTGGAGATGATctagtttatttgtttacaatcTTGTTTGGGAATCAAATGAAATCTTGATGGAACCTCAGTGTTTAAGGAAATACATAATTGTTTAAAAAGTCTCTTAATTATCTCCTCAAAGCATCTGAGTTCCATTGTGATATTTAAGAACCGCAGACCTAGTATTATGTTGTGTTAATTTTTCACACATTTTTCTGATCAGAAGAGCTGAATGACTTGTACAATACAACACACTCAATAAACGACTTTGATGAAAATTGCTGTTTTAGGTAGTGATTTCATAAAAGTAACCAAAGTAAAAGAGAGCAAAGGAAGCATCTAAGAGTGAGATTGTTCTATCCTATTTAAGTGATGCTTTatcttccattttgtcttttgtaattGAGAACATGTTATTATTGAGAATATATTCCTAGCTTCTTTCTGTAAATTCTCCTTGACTTCTTTAAATTTGCATTAAAACATCAAATTGTGGGAAGGGGGTTGAAATTCATCTTAAGTCCAAAGGACTTACTTCtctaatatgtaaagaactcttacaataaaataagaaagggCCAGCAaaccaataggaaaaaaaatggacaaaggatctaAATAGttagcagaaaaagaaatacaagtggctctttaaaaatgtaaaaatatttccaatctGTAAACTTAAAGAAATACAGATCAAAAGTTCTCAGAGATAGCATTTTTCACTGATCAGGCTGCCAAAGATTTTAATACACTCTATTGGCAAGAATATGGGAGTGAAAAAGgtgttagtttcctgttgctgctctaacaaattaACACAGACTTAATAGCCTAAACAATACAGATtgattctcttacagttctggaaatCAGAAGTCCAATGTCAAAGTATTGGCAGGGCTGCTTTTCTTGTGGAGGCTCTAAGAGAGAATTCATTCACTTaaccttttctagcttctagaggccacattccttggcttatggtcccttccttcatcttcaaacATTGCCGCACATGTCTTCCAGTCTCTCTCactgactctgaccctcctgcctctctctcttttaaagacCATTTTGAGTACATTGGGTCCTGCCAGATAATCgaagataatctccccatctcaagatccttaaaagcatttgcaaagtccccttgtgATTCCcaggttctagggattaggaATGTGGACCTTTTGGGGAACCATTATTCACCCTACCCCAGTGGGTAGGCAGTTGGGCATTATCTATTAAAATCACAGATACACATACCATTGGATCCCACAGTTATTTTTCTAGGaattcattttacagattggTCACATGTTGTTTTATCCCTATACAAGAATATTCATGGCATCATTTCTTTTATGATagcaaaaaattgaaataacttaaatatCCATGAATAGATGATTGTTAAATTATGTTGCATCTTTAAATATGCTGTcatataaaaatgagaaattatttacTGAAGGCATTCTCACCAAGATTAATTTAGAAAAGCAAGCTGCTGAATGGTGTGTCTAGTACTCTGTTTTTATAAAAGTTGAGAGGaaaatgtttgtttatatatgtatagagTATTTCTGGAGGAATTCATAAGAATAAGAAGTGGGCAACATTGGTTGCCACTAGGTAAGAGAACTGGGTGGCTGGGGATATGGTGAAAGGGGGACTGTTCATTGAATAGTCATCTGCCTAGGGTTTTGTACTCAACCCTCtctctttagtctctttctcttttatgttAATATGCTCTCTCAACTTCTTTCAACACTTGTGCAGATGAATTCAAAATTTCTATATTTGATTCTACCAGCCCTCCATTTCCAGTTGTCTTTTTGACAGCTCTACCTAGGTGTCCTTGACCAACCCTTTACATCTACTCAAAGAcatttcttttccagaaaataaatgtGCAATAATTGGAATGATGTTCGCATCTGTACTTTCTTAGAATAAGTCCCTGTAGCACAATCTGTATGCACATATGCCCTAATGTTTGTAAATTGTGGGGCATAATTTAGTGACTTTAATCATCTTTTTATATAATACTGTAGAGAAAGCAAGAGCATAAAATTGTTCCTTTGCTAATCAGCTTATCTAAATGGCTTTCCATATTTAGGTAGATCGTAGATTATTTTACTTAATGTGATTATACTTGAGTTCATCTGAAAACTTTATTGTATGGTGTAGAAAATATAACCTAATTCTAGGACATTTAAACATACTGTATCATTCCTAAATTATCATGAATTATAGTTTACTTTGTGCACGAAAATCTTTCTTGTCTTTCAAGGACATTCAGTGAGATAAGTAAATCAGAGGATCAGTACAGTTTGTGCCAGGAACTTTGCAGTGAACTTGCTCAAGATCTGCAGAAAGAAGGACTTAAGGtattttattttgatgtgctattCTTAAAGCAGGAGTTAGATTTTACATTtcttaaagatgaaaacaaattggaaaatgttggaaaaaagTATTCCCATCCCCAGGCATCAGAGACAAATTCGATTTTGTCCCATATGTGAGGACTATGATGAGGTCATTGTATGAGGGAGCAACTCTTGAGGCTGGAGTGGTTCCAAGATAATTCCAGAAGTGTTTATGCCACTTCAAGAGTGGATTTGgataatttcaaaatacagttacATTGGCAGTTAGGGAATAAGGCAAGGGAAGAATTTTCCTAGGAATACATTCACATATTATAAATGTCCTTCCAATTATCCTTTAATATTCTACTCAGGCAGACAGTGACCTTTTAGAATAGGGCATTTTGTTTAAAAGCTCTAATCGAGTTGCTTAACATATTGAGAACAAAAGCCTGGAAGgatttgaactttctatttcatAATCATTCCCAGAAATCCATACTTAGCATTTTTCAAACCCCCAAAACCAGAGATAGAGTTATTACAAAGTATAATACAAAAGTATTAAAGAGTTATTACAGAGAATGGAATATCTGATTAATGAGTATTTATTTCAATCCATTGCTATCATAGTTTGAATGTAAAGGGGATTCTTACATGTAAATTGTTTAGCATAACATCTGGCATATCATAGGCACACAAGTGTGAGCTATTTCCCCCCCTTTTAGGCTCTGAATTAACCTGTAAAAGAGATTCAGTAATAAGGAAGATGGTCAGTTAACTTTACCTTTTATATAAAGGTCTTTTACAAAATTTAGTTGGGGAGGGACTAATAATTATTGGctaaaatggcatttttaaattaactgtggATTTTAATTCTTTGTGACTGTTCTtattacaagattttataaataaTTGATTATGCTTTCATATTCTTACATGTGCATGAAGCatctttcttaaatttttctaACCTGTGAAATTACTTGTTTTCTAAAAGTTAGAAAGCCTTATATAATGATGTAATCTATTTGTTAAAGGGTAGAACTGTTACCATTAAGCTGAAGAATGTGAACTTTGAAGTAAAAACTCGTGCATCTACAGTTGCATCTGTTATTTCTACTGCGGAAGAAATATTTGCTATTGCTAAGGAGTTACTAAGAACAGAAATTGATGCTGATTTTCCACATCCCTTGAGATTAAGACTTATGGGTAtaacttttcttgtttttccttatttctgtTAGATTTTCCCAAATAATCAACTTTGGAAGTCTTTTCACTTCCTTTGTTGTTTCTTGAACCTATTTAGGAAATTATTACTATACTGCTGCCATTTACCTTAATTCTTAGAATCTGATGCATGTGAACCCATGGTCATTGGTTTAATTCCAGTACAAACCAATTACAGTTGCTCTTTTCCTTGCTACATGTCCCACAATCCCTTTTCTGAAATCCTTGGGGCTAGATATGtgtcaaaattcaaaatttttcagattttagaaaacAAATTGAGTGCATATTGAGTATGTTATATAATACTCCTTTAGGATCTGGGACAGCATCCCATAAACAGATACATTAATATTTCCgtagcaaaacaaaaaaatattcacTGTGACTGCAGAGACGATAAATAGCCTCACATCAGTCTAGTCATCATTTATCATTTGTTTACAATTTTCAGTGCTTTTAGGATTTCACAATTACAGATAATTCTTGTGGTGCTATATAACCATACCTCCAGCCattttgtagttaaaaaaaaaaaaaaacaaaataatgtttccaaAGTGACCTGGGTAGATAATGTGTATGAATAAGCATTCTAAATGCCCACTTTACTACTAAGAGTGGGTCATTAGCCTCACTTTCATATATGAAAGATAACACACACTAAAGACTATTGAAGAAAAGTATGTTAATTAAAAGACCTAAAGAGTCTGTGTAGTTGACATCTATAGTATTTAATGTTATCACTTGTGAGATATTAATCAAAAGGCCTATATAATCATGCCAACTCAAGTAGATGTGTAATATTTAATGATCCCcagttttataaagaaaattccCATTCAAAATACCAGCatttgaaaaattcagaaaatatctaGTGTTGGCTTATTATTTGTCTAACCAACCCTTATTATTTGTCTAACCAACCCTTTGTATAAATATTACAACATTTTGTGTAAATATCACAATAGTTTTATGCACTATGAATGAATTAGATTTGTTGAATATGAAATTAATTAGTTGTGGTTTGTTTAATGTAGGTGTGCGGATTTCTAGTTTtcccaatgaagaagacaagaaacaCCAACAAAGGAGCATTATTGGCTTCTTACAGTCTGGAAgccaacccctggcaaccactggaTGTATACTAGAGAAAAGTGGAAAACATCAGTTTATAAAACCTCTAGAGATGTCTCATAAGAAAAGTTTCTTTGATAAAAAAAGATCAGAAAGGACAGGGAACCACCAAGACACATTGAAATGTGAAACTGTGACTAAAAAAAGTTTACACAAGTGGCAACCATTCCAAGTTTTAAAGATAAATGAACGTTTAGAAATGTCAGATAATTCAGATAATTGTCAGATATTTACCTGCCCTGTTTGCTTTAGGGAGCAAGGAAATGTTAGTCTGGAAGCCTTTAATAGACATGTGGATGCATGTCTTAGTGGACCTTCAATCAGTGAAAACTCTGAAGTGTTCTCATCTTCACATGTTGCTTCTACAGAAgttaacaagaaagaaaatgtgcATCATTCTTTTTCACCCTATGAGAAGCAGGAGTCTCAAACACATCAGAATAATATAGAAATTACTTCAGTAGATTGTGTAGATTTGGTAGAGACTATCGGTAACCCATCTAAAGTAGAAAGTATAGATGCTATAAGAAATAAGCCCAGCAAAGAGGAATGTTCTAGCCTTCCAAGCAAGTCTTTTAATATTGAACACTCTCATAAGAATTCTTCTTCTtctgtttcattaaaaaatgatgaTGCCCTGTCATTAAGTAGGCAAGAATCCCTGCAGCCTTATTTACATGAAGTGATAACAGACCAAGCTCTAGTTTGTCCTGTTTGTAACCTAGAACAAAAGACTTCAGATCTTACCCTGTTCAATGTGCATGTGGATGTCTGTTTAAATAAAGGTGTTATCCAGGAACTGAGAAAGGATAAAGTTAATCCAGCTAACCAGCCCAAAGAAAGCTCTATAAGTATTGGTGAGTTTGCAGTTATTTTCAAGATCTTGATTTTCTAGGAACAcgttttattaaaattaatgagaTTGTTGTTAACTCTGAAACATGCCATTAAAGCGGTGGTTTCTGTATGTTCCCATGTAGGAAACTGTTAGTGCCTTACCATGGATTAGAATTAATTGAAGCCTCTAGATTTTGAATTTTGGGAAAACAAAATGCACTTGATTTAGGGCAGAATGAACTCAAAAGTACAAGTAGatgaataatctaatcaaagaagAATTTCCTTCAAAGAACATTTGCCAAAGCACAATGGTAAATTAACTATAATTACATAGCCAG from Choloepus didactylus isolate mChoDid1 chromosome 13, mChoDid1.pri, whole genome shotgun sequence includes:
- the POLK gene encoding DNA polymerase kappa isoform X2 — its product is MDSTKEENNNYKDDLLLRMGLNDNKAGMEGLDKEKINKIIMEATKGSRFYGNELKKEKQVNQRIENMMQQKAQITKQQLRKAQLQVDRFAMELEESRDLTNTIVHIDMDAFYAAVEMRDNPELKDKPIAVGSMSMLVKEILADYDLNFMTVSLDEAYLNITEHLQERQNWPEEKRKYFIQTGNSAENDKQGKEVNRLSERELSISPLLFEDSPPELQPPRVPFQLNFEEQNNHQVLQNPVVFGTSAEEVVKEIRFRIEQKTTLTASAGIAPNIMLAKVCSDKNKPNGQYQILPQRQAVMDFIKDLPIRKVSGIGKVTEKMLKALGIVTCTELYQQRALLSLLFSETSWHHFLHISLGLGSTHLARDGERKSMSVERTFSEISKSEDQYSLCQELCSELAQDLQKEGLKGRTVTIKLKNVNFEVKTRASTVASVISTAEEIFAIAKELLRTEIDADFPHPLRLRLMGVRISSFPNEEDKKHQQRSIIGFLQSGSQPLATTGCILEKSGKHQFIKPLEMSHKKSFFDKKRSERTGNHQDTLKCETVTKKSLHKWQPFQVLKINERLEMSDNSDNCQIFTCPVCFREQGNVSLEAFNRHVDACLSGPSISENSEVFSSSHVASTEVNKKENVHHSFSPYEKQESQTHQNNIEITSVDCVDLVETIGNPSKVESIDAIRNKPSKEECSSLPSKSFNIEHSHKNSSSSVSLKNDDALSLSRQESLQPYLHEVITDQALVCPVCNLEQKTSDLTLFNVHVDVCLNKGVIQELRKDKVNPANQPKESSISIVNSSRVQKTITKTKRTGLKSSASKKIKPNNSKHTLDIFFK
- the POLK gene encoding DNA polymerase kappa isoform X4, with product MTVSLDEAYLNITEHLQERQNWPEEKRKYFIQTGNSAENDKQGKEVNRLSERELSISPLLFEDSPPELQPPRVPFQLNFEEQNNHQVLQNPVVFGTSAEEVVKEIRFRIEQKTTLTASAGIAPNIMLAKVCSDKNKPNGQYQILPQRQAVMDFIKDLPIRKVSGIGKVTEKMLKALGIVTCTELYQQRALLSLLFSETSWHHFLHISLGLGSTHLARDGERKSMSVERTFSEISKSEDQYSLCQELCSELAQDLQKEGLKGRTVTIKLKNVNFEVKTRASTVASVISTAEEIFAIAKELLRTEIDADFPHPLRLRLMGVRISSFPNEEDKKHQQRSIIGFLQSGSQPLATTGCILEKSGKHQFIKPLEMSHKKSFFDKKRSERTGNHQDTLKCETVTKKSLHKWQPFQVLKINERLEMSDNSDNCQIFTCPVCFREQGNVSLEAFNRHVDACLSGPSISENSEVFSSSHVASTEVNKKENVHHSFSPYEKQESQTHQNNIEITSVDCVDLVETIGNPSKVESIDAIRNKPSKEECSSLPSKSFNIEHSHKNSSSSVSLKNDDALSLSRQESLQPYLHEVITDQALVCPVCNLEQKTSDLTLFNVHVDVCLNKGVIQELRKDKVNPANQPKESSISIVNSSRVQKTITKTKRTGLKSSASKKIKPNNSKHTLDIFFK
- the POLK gene encoding DNA polymerase kappa isoform X3, giving the protein MMQQKAQITKQQLRKAQLQVDRFAMELEESRDLTNTIVHIDMDAFYAAVEMRDNPELKDKPIAVGSMSMLSTSNYHARRFGVRAAMPGFIAKRLCPQLIIVPPNFDKYRAASKEVKEILADYDLNFMTVSLDEAYLNITEHLQERQNWPEEKRKYFIQTGNSAENDKQGKEVNRLSERELSISPLLFEDSPPELQPPRVPFQLNFEEQNNHQVLQNPVVFGTSAEEVVKEIRFRIEQKTTLTASAGIAPNIMLAKVCSDKNKPNGQYQILPQRQAVMDFIKDLPIRKVSGIGKVTEKMLKALGIVTCTELYQQRALLSLLFSETSWHHFLHISLGLGSTHLARDGERKSMSVERTFSEISKSEDQYSLCQELCSELAQDLQKEGLKGRTVTIKLKNVNFEVKTRASTVASVISTAEEIFAIAKELLRTEIDADFPHPLRLRLMGVRISSFPNEEDKKHQQRSIIGFLQSGSQPLATTGCILEKSGKHQFIKPLEMSHKKSFFDKKRSERTGNHQDTLKCETVTKKSLHKWQPFQVLKINERLEMSDNSDNCQIFTCPVCFREQGNVSLEAFNRHVDACLSGPSISENSEVFSSSHVASTEVNKKENVHHSFSPYEKQESQTHQNNIEITSVDCVDLVETIGNPSKVESIDAIRNKPSKEECSSLPSKSFNIEHSHKNSSSSVSLKNDDALSLSRQESLQPYLHEVITDQALVCPVCNLEQKTSDLTLFNVHVDVCLNKGVIQELRKDKVNPANQPKESSISIVNSSRVQKTITKTKRTGLKSSASKKIKPNNSKHTLDIFFK